Proteins from a single region of Salvelinus fontinalis isolate EN_2023a chromosome 15, ASM2944872v1, whole genome shotgun sequence:
- the c15h2orf50 gene encoding uncharacterized protein C2orf50 homolog — protein sequence MDTKGNKRATSAGYRLPDPPNVALISQSSVSVYKLPPNRTRNTRGGESPWENPDSRDPVKQDQVWREFVRAERNGVKEWQKNWSFLKNYDQLGNHRAESPLPNYVPVFSDHIPNTTNQMFGSRVCTPLGRELMRMDKLLIESYRKCKQGPDMQPC from the exons ATGGATACGAAAGGCAACAAACGCGCAACTTCAGCAGGCTACCGATTGCCAGACCCACCTAACGTCGCTTTGATATCACAGTCCTCCGTCTCTGTGTACAAACTTCCGCCGAACAGGACTCGAAACACCCGCGGCGGAGAGAGTCCTTGGGAGAACCCCGACTCTCGCGACCCAGTCAAACAGGATCAAGTCTGGCGCGAGTTCGTGCGTGCAGAGAGGAATGGAGTGAAAGAATG GCAGAAGAATTGGAGTTTTCTCAAGAACTATGATCAGCTG GGTAACCACAGGGCAGAGAGCCCTTTACCAAACTATGTGCCAGTGTTTTCTGACCATATCCCCAACACCACCAACCAGATGTTTGGGAGTCGTGTGTGCACACCACTGGGCAGGGAGCTGATGAGAATGGATAAGCTGTTAATTGAAAGCTATAGGAAGTGCAAGCAGGGTCCAGATATGCAGCCTTGCTAG
- the rock2a gene encoding rho-associated protein kinase 2 isoform X1: MSLGAERRMENRLKKLEAMIKDPRSAINLESLLDSINAFVLDLDYPALRKNKNVETFLNRYEKVMGHLRDFQMKSEDFDRVKVIGRGAFGEVQLVRHKASQKVYAMKLLSKFEMIKRSDSAFFWEERDIMAFANSPWVVQLCCAFQDDRYLYMVMEYMPGGDLVNLTSTYDMPEKWARFYTAEVVMALDAIHSLGFIHRDVKPDNMLLDRHGHLKLADFGTCMKMDSTGMVHCDTAVGTPDYISPEVLKSQGGDGYYGRECDWWSVGVFIFEMLVGDTPFYADSLVGTYSKIMDHKNSLNFPDDVEISKDAKNLICAFLTDREVRLGRNGVEEIKRHPFFKNDQWNFDSIRNTAAPVVPELSSDIDTSNFDEIEDDKGDVETFPTPKAFVGNQLPFVGFTYFKEDQLLSGVNNSTVVTVNSTALKGESAKLQKKLHQLEEQLNNEMQTKDELEHKCRTSTSRLEKISKELDEETSSRKALESSLRQLEREKALLQHKTVESHRKAESEADRKRCLENEVNSLRDQLDDMKKRNQNSHISNEKNIHLQRQLDEANALLRAEQEAATRLRKAQTEAGKQLQALEAGGRELQDKCCLLERSKLTLEKECIGLQAALEAERREHSQGSETIADMQGRISGLEDEVRQVRQALSKAETEKRLLQEKLTDLEKEKSSKEIDMTYKLKVLQQGLEQEEASHKATKARLADKSKIESIEGAKSEAMKGKALPELSDMEQKLQEERASKLRVENRMLELEKHSSMLDCDYKQSLQKLDELRRHKERLTEEVKNLTLKIEQETQKRSLTQNDLKAQNQQLNTLRTSEKQLKQEANHLLEIRRSLEKQNQELRKERQDSDGQMKELQDQLEAEQYFSTLYKTQVRELKEECEEKSKLYKDMQQSLQELQEERDSLAAQLEITLTKADSEQLARSIAEEQYSDLEKEKIMKELELKEMMARHKQELVEKDITIGSLEEANRTLTSDVANLANEKEELNNKLKETLEELQTSKDDEQLMSQMKLTFEKQLQSERTLKTQAVNKLAEIMNRKEVRAAGSRRGNDTDVRRKEKENRKLQLELRSEKEKLNSTIIKYQREINDMQAQIADESQVRIELQMALDSKDSDIEQLHNLLSSANVSSLESASLSSGPDFDADDAYTEMRLAGWLSLPVRNNTKKFGWERKYVVVSSKKILFYNSEQDKELSNPYMVLDIDKLFHVRPVTQTDVYRADAKEIPRIFQILYANEGECKKEPEFPVELASGEKSSYICHKGHEFIPTLYHFPTNCEACTKPLWNMFKPPPALECRRCHIKCHKDHMDKKEEIIAPCRVNYDVSTAKNLLLLAVSQEEQQKWVGRLVKKIPKKPPAPEHFARSSPRSSMKVQPSQSMRRPSRQLPPSKSS, encoded by the exons GATTCTATCAATGCCTTCGTTCTAGATCTAGACTACCCTGCCCTACggaaaaataaaaatgtagaaACCTTTTTAAACAGAT ATGAGAAGGTGATGGGGCACCTACGGGACTTTCAGATGAAGTCTGAGGACTTTGACAGGGTGAAGGTGATCGGCAGAGGGGCGTTTGGGGAGGTTCAGCTG GTTCGACACAAAGCCTCTCAGAAAGTGTACGCCATGAAGCTGCTGAGCAAGTTTGAGATGATAAAACGCTCAGACTCAGCCTTTTTCTGGGAGGAGAGGGATATTATGGCCTTCGCCAACAGTCCCTGGGTTGTACAA TTGTGCTGTGCCTTCCAAGACGACCGTTACCTCTACATGGTGATGGAGTACATGCCTGGAGGGGACCTGGTGAACCTCACCAGTACCTACGATATGCCTGAGAAGTGGGCCCGGTTCTACACGGCCGAGGTGGTCATGGCACTGGATGCCATCCACTCCCTGGGTTTCATCCACCGCGACGTCAAGCCTGACAACATGCTCCTGGACCGCCACGGACACCTCAAACTGGCCGACTTCGGAACCTGCATGAAGATGGACTCT ACTGGGATGGTGCACTGTGACACAGCGGTTGGCACTCCAGACTACATCTCTCCTGAGGTTCTAAAGTCGCAGGGTGGAGATGGTTACTACGGACGGGAGTGTGACTGGTGGTCTGTAGGGGTCTTCATCTTCGAGATGCTAGTCG GTGACACACCATTCTATGCCGACTCCCTTGTTGGAACATACAGCAAGATCATGGATCACAAGAATTCCCTCAACTTTCCAGATGATGTAGAGATCTCCAAAGACGCCAAAAACCTCATCTGTGCCTTCCTGACAGACAG GGAGGTGCGACTGGGCCGCAACGGGGTGGAGGAGATCAAACGACACCCCTTTTTCAAGAATGACCAATGGAACTTCGACAGCATCAGAAACA CGGCGGCTCCTGTGGTTCCAGAGTTGAGCAGTGACATTGACACTAGCAACTTTGATGAGATAGAAGATGACAAGGGTGACGTGGAGACCTTCCCTACTCCTAAGGCTTTTGTGGGAAACCAGCTTCCTTTCGTCGGCTTCACATACTTCAAGGAAGACCA GTTACTAAGCGGTGTGAATAACTCTACAGTTGTGACCGTGAACTCAACAGCCTTAAAAGGAGAG TCGGCCAAGCTACAGAAGAAACTGCACCAGCTGGAAGAGCAGCTCAATAATGAGATGCAGACCAAAGATGAGCTGGAGCACAAGTGCAG AACTTCCACCAGTCGTCTAGAGAAAATCTCCAAAGAACTTGATGAAGAG ACGAGTAGCAGAAAGGCTCTGGAGTCGAGTCTgaggcagctggagagagagaaggctctACTGCAGCACAAGACTGTGGAGAGCCACCGCAAGGCCGAAAGCGAGGCCGACCGGAAACGCTGCCTGGAGAACGAGG TCAACAGCCTCCGAGACCAGCTGGACGATATGAAGAAAAGAAATCAGAACTCGCACATATCCAACGAGAAGAACATTCACTTACAAAGACAG CTGGACGAGGCCAATGCTCTATTGCGTGCGGAGCAGGAGGCGGCTACGCGGCTGAGGAAGGCCCAGACGGAGGCAGGCAAGCAGCTGCAGGCTCTGGAGGCCGGGGGCAGAGAGCTGCAGGACAAGTGCTGCCTGCTGGAGCGCTCCAAGCTCACTCTGGAGAAGGAGTGTATCGGGCTGCAGGCAGCACTggaggctgagaggagagagcacaGCCAGGGTTCAGAGACCATCGCAGACATGCAGG ggCGAATCTCAGGGCTGGAGGATGAGGTTCGGCAGGTGAGACAAGCCCTAtccaaagcagagacagagaagagactaCTACAGGAGAAACTCACCGACCTGGAGAAG GAGAAGAGCAGCAAGGAAATAGACATGACGTACAAGCTGAAGGTGTTGCAGCAGGGGCTGGAGCAGGAGGAGGCGTCGCACAAAGCCACCAAGGCACGGCTCGCAGACAAGAGCAAGATTGAGTCGATCGAGGGTGCCAAGTCTGAGGCCATGAAGGGTAAGGCCCTTCCTGAGTTATCAG ACATGGAGCAGAAGCTGCAGGAGGAGAGGGCGTCCAAGCTGCGTGTGGAGAACAGGATGTTGGAGCTGGAGAAACACAGCAGCATGCTGGATTGTGACTACAAGCAGTCCCTACagaaactggatgagctccgcaGGCACAAGGAGAGGCTCACCGAGGAGGTGAAGAACCTGACTTTGAAGATCGAGCAGGAGACCCAGAAGCGCAGTCTGACCCAGAATGACCTGAAGGCCCAGAACCAGCAGCTCAACACCCTGAGGACCTCTGAGAAGCAGCTGAAACAGGAGGCTAACCACCTGCTGGAAATCAGACGCAGCCTGGAGAAACAAAACCAGGAGCTACGCAA AGAAAGGCAGGACTCGGACGGCCAAATGAAGGAACTTCAGGACCAGCTAGAGGCTGAGCAGTATTTTTCG ACGCTGTATAAGACCCAGGTGCGGGAGTTGAAGGAGGAATGCGAAGAGAAGAGCAAGCTCTACAAGGACATGCAGCAATCCCTTCAGGAGTTACAAGAGGAGAG GGACTCCCTGGCGGCGCAGCTGGAGATCACGCTGACCAAGGCGGACTCGGAGCAGCTGGCTCGCTCCATCGCTGAGGAGCAGTACTCCGACCTGGAGAAGGAGAAAATCATGAAGGAGCTGGAGCTCAAGGAGATGATGGCTCGGCACAAGCAGGAGCTGGTCGAGAAGGACATTACCATTGGCTCG CTGGAGGAGGCCAACCGAACCCTCACTAGCGATGTGGCCAACTTAGCCAATGAGAAAGAGGAGCTCAACAACAAACTCAAGGAGACACTTGAAG AGCTGCAGACGTCCAAGGATGATGAGCAGCTGATGAGCCAGATGAAGCTCACGTTTGAGAAGCAGCTCCAGTCAGAGAGAACACTGAAGACCCAG GCTGTGAACAAGCTGGCGGAGATCATGAACAGGAAGGAGGTACGTGCAGCAGGCAGTCGGCGCGGCAACGACACTGATGTGcgcaggaaggagaaggagaacagGAAGTTGCAGCTGGAGctgaggtcagagaaggagaaaCTCAACTCCACCATCATCAAGTACCAAAGAGAGATCAACGACATGCAGGCG CAAATAGCAGATGAGAGTCAGGTACGCATCGAGCTGCAGATGGCCCTGGACAGTAAGGACAGTGACATAGAGCAGCTACATAACCTCCTCAGCTCCGCCAACGTCTCCTCCCTAGAATCAGCCAGCCTCAGCAGTGGACCAGACTTTGACGCGGATGACGCCTACACAG AAATGAGACTAGCGGGATGGCTCTCGCTGCCTGTGAGGAACAACACCAAGAAGTTTGGATGGGAGAGAAAG TATGTGGTTGTGAGCAGCAAGAAGATTCTGTTCTATAACAGCGAACAGGACAAAGAGCTATCCAACCCCTACATGGTGCTGGATATTGA TAAACTCTTCCATGTGCGGCCTGTCACTCAAACAGACGTTTACCGTGCTGATGCCAAAGAGATCCCCAGGATATTCCAG ATTCTGTATGCCAATGAGGGAGAGTGTAAGAAGGAGCCAGAGTTCCCAGTGGAGCTGGCCAGTGGAGAGAAGTCCAGCTACATCTGCCACAAGGGCCACGAGTTCATCCCTACGCTCTACCACTTCCCCACCAACTGTGAGGCGTGCACCAAGCCCCTGTGGAACATGTTTAAGCCTCCGCCCGCCCTGGAGTGCAGGCGCTGCCACATCAAGTGCCACAAGGACCACATGGACAAGAAGGAGGAGATCATCGCGCCCTGCAGAG TGAACTATGACGTGTCCACGGCCAAGAACCTGCTGCTGCTGGCCGTGTCTCAGGAGGAACAACAGAAGTGGGTGGGACGTCTGGTCAAGAAAATCCCCAAGAAGCCCCCGGCCCCCGAGCACTTTGCCCGCTCCTCGCCCCGTTCCTCCATGAAGGTCCAGCCCAGCCAGTCCATGAGGCGGCCCAGCAGACAGCTGCCCCCCAGCAAGAGCAG TTAA
- the rock2a gene encoding rho-associated protein kinase 2 isoform X2 has protein sequence MSLGAERRMENRLKKLEAMIKDPRSAINLESLLDSINAFVLDLDYPALRKNKNVETFLNRYEKVMGHLRDFQMKSEDFDRVKVIGRGAFGEVQLVRHKASQKVYAMKLLSKFEMIKRSDSAFFWEERDIMAFANSPWVVQLCCAFQDDRYLYMVMEYMPGGDLVNLTSTYDMPEKWARFYTAEVVMALDAIHSLGFIHRDVKPDNMLLDRHGHLKLADFGTCMKMDSTGMVHCDTAVGTPDYISPEVLKSQGGDGYYGRECDWWSVGVFIFEMLVGDTPFYADSLVGTYSKIMDHKNSLNFPDDVEISKDAKNLICAFLTDREVRLGRNGVEEIKRHPFFKNDQWNFDSIRNTAAPVVPELSSDIDTSNFDEIEDDKGDVETFPTPKAFVGNQLPFVGFTYFKEDQLLSGVNNSTVVTVNSTALKGESAKLQKKLHQLEEQLNNEMQTKDELEHKCRTSTSRLEKISKELDEETSSRKALESSLRQLEREKALLQHKTVESHRKAESEADRKRCLENEVNSLRDQLDDMKKRNQNSHISNEKNIHLQRQLDEANALLRAEQEAATRLRKAQTEAGKQLQALEAGGRELQDKCCLLERSKLTLEKECIGLQAALEAERREHSQGSETIADMQGRISGLEDEVRQVRQALSKAETEKRLLQEKLTDLEKEKSSKEIDMTYKLKVLQQGLEQEEASHKATKARLADKSKIESIEGAKSEAMKDMEQKLQEERASKLRVENRMLELEKHSSMLDCDYKQSLQKLDELRRHKERLTEEVKNLTLKIEQETQKRSLTQNDLKAQNQQLNTLRTSEKQLKQEANHLLEIRRSLEKQNQELRKERQDSDGQMKELQDQLEAEQYFSTLYKTQVRELKEECEEKSKLYKDMQQSLQELQEERDSLAAQLEITLTKADSEQLARSIAEEQYSDLEKEKIMKELELKEMMARHKQELVEKDITIGSLEEANRTLTSDVANLANEKEELNNKLKETLEELQTSKDDEQLMSQMKLTFEKQLQSERTLKTQAVNKLAEIMNRKEVRAAGSRRGNDTDVRRKEKENRKLQLELRSEKEKLNSTIIKYQREINDMQAQIADESQVRIELQMALDSKDSDIEQLHNLLSSANVSSLESASLSSGPDFDADDAYTEMRLAGWLSLPVRNNTKKFGWERKYVVVSSKKILFYNSEQDKELSNPYMVLDIDKLFHVRPVTQTDVYRADAKEIPRIFQILYANEGECKKEPEFPVELASGEKSSYICHKGHEFIPTLYHFPTNCEACTKPLWNMFKPPPALECRRCHIKCHKDHMDKKEEIIAPCRVNYDVSTAKNLLLLAVSQEEQQKWVGRLVKKIPKKPPAPEHFARSSPRSSMKVQPSQSMRRPSRQLPPSKSS, from the exons GATTCTATCAATGCCTTCGTTCTAGATCTAGACTACCCTGCCCTACggaaaaataaaaatgtagaaACCTTTTTAAACAGAT ATGAGAAGGTGATGGGGCACCTACGGGACTTTCAGATGAAGTCTGAGGACTTTGACAGGGTGAAGGTGATCGGCAGAGGGGCGTTTGGGGAGGTTCAGCTG GTTCGACACAAAGCCTCTCAGAAAGTGTACGCCATGAAGCTGCTGAGCAAGTTTGAGATGATAAAACGCTCAGACTCAGCCTTTTTCTGGGAGGAGAGGGATATTATGGCCTTCGCCAACAGTCCCTGGGTTGTACAA TTGTGCTGTGCCTTCCAAGACGACCGTTACCTCTACATGGTGATGGAGTACATGCCTGGAGGGGACCTGGTGAACCTCACCAGTACCTACGATATGCCTGAGAAGTGGGCCCGGTTCTACACGGCCGAGGTGGTCATGGCACTGGATGCCATCCACTCCCTGGGTTTCATCCACCGCGACGTCAAGCCTGACAACATGCTCCTGGACCGCCACGGACACCTCAAACTGGCCGACTTCGGAACCTGCATGAAGATGGACTCT ACTGGGATGGTGCACTGTGACACAGCGGTTGGCACTCCAGACTACATCTCTCCTGAGGTTCTAAAGTCGCAGGGTGGAGATGGTTACTACGGACGGGAGTGTGACTGGTGGTCTGTAGGGGTCTTCATCTTCGAGATGCTAGTCG GTGACACACCATTCTATGCCGACTCCCTTGTTGGAACATACAGCAAGATCATGGATCACAAGAATTCCCTCAACTTTCCAGATGATGTAGAGATCTCCAAAGACGCCAAAAACCTCATCTGTGCCTTCCTGACAGACAG GGAGGTGCGACTGGGCCGCAACGGGGTGGAGGAGATCAAACGACACCCCTTTTTCAAGAATGACCAATGGAACTTCGACAGCATCAGAAACA CGGCGGCTCCTGTGGTTCCAGAGTTGAGCAGTGACATTGACACTAGCAACTTTGATGAGATAGAAGATGACAAGGGTGACGTGGAGACCTTCCCTACTCCTAAGGCTTTTGTGGGAAACCAGCTTCCTTTCGTCGGCTTCACATACTTCAAGGAAGACCA GTTACTAAGCGGTGTGAATAACTCTACAGTTGTGACCGTGAACTCAACAGCCTTAAAAGGAGAG TCGGCCAAGCTACAGAAGAAACTGCACCAGCTGGAAGAGCAGCTCAATAATGAGATGCAGACCAAAGATGAGCTGGAGCACAAGTGCAG AACTTCCACCAGTCGTCTAGAGAAAATCTCCAAAGAACTTGATGAAGAG ACGAGTAGCAGAAAGGCTCTGGAGTCGAGTCTgaggcagctggagagagagaaggctctACTGCAGCACAAGACTGTGGAGAGCCACCGCAAGGCCGAAAGCGAGGCCGACCGGAAACGCTGCCTGGAGAACGAGG TCAACAGCCTCCGAGACCAGCTGGACGATATGAAGAAAAGAAATCAGAACTCGCACATATCCAACGAGAAGAACATTCACTTACAAAGACAG CTGGACGAGGCCAATGCTCTATTGCGTGCGGAGCAGGAGGCGGCTACGCGGCTGAGGAAGGCCCAGACGGAGGCAGGCAAGCAGCTGCAGGCTCTGGAGGCCGGGGGCAGAGAGCTGCAGGACAAGTGCTGCCTGCTGGAGCGCTCCAAGCTCACTCTGGAGAAGGAGTGTATCGGGCTGCAGGCAGCACTggaggctgagaggagagagcacaGCCAGGGTTCAGAGACCATCGCAGACATGCAGG ggCGAATCTCAGGGCTGGAGGATGAGGTTCGGCAGGTGAGACAAGCCCTAtccaaagcagagacagagaagagactaCTACAGGAGAAACTCACCGACCTGGAGAAG GAGAAGAGCAGCAAGGAAATAGACATGACGTACAAGCTGAAGGTGTTGCAGCAGGGGCTGGAGCAGGAGGAGGCGTCGCACAAAGCCACCAAGGCACGGCTCGCAGACAAGAGCAAGATTGAGTCGATCGAGGGTGCCAAGTCTGAGGCCATGAAGG ACATGGAGCAGAAGCTGCAGGAGGAGAGGGCGTCCAAGCTGCGTGTGGAGAACAGGATGTTGGAGCTGGAGAAACACAGCAGCATGCTGGATTGTGACTACAAGCAGTCCCTACagaaactggatgagctccgcaGGCACAAGGAGAGGCTCACCGAGGAGGTGAAGAACCTGACTTTGAAGATCGAGCAGGAGACCCAGAAGCGCAGTCTGACCCAGAATGACCTGAAGGCCCAGAACCAGCAGCTCAACACCCTGAGGACCTCTGAGAAGCAGCTGAAACAGGAGGCTAACCACCTGCTGGAAATCAGACGCAGCCTGGAGAAACAAAACCAGGAGCTACGCAA AGAAAGGCAGGACTCGGACGGCCAAATGAAGGAACTTCAGGACCAGCTAGAGGCTGAGCAGTATTTTTCG ACGCTGTATAAGACCCAGGTGCGGGAGTTGAAGGAGGAATGCGAAGAGAAGAGCAAGCTCTACAAGGACATGCAGCAATCCCTTCAGGAGTTACAAGAGGAGAG GGACTCCCTGGCGGCGCAGCTGGAGATCACGCTGACCAAGGCGGACTCGGAGCAGCTGGCTCGCTCCATCGCTGAGGAGCAGTACTCCGACCTGGAGAAGGAGAAAATCATGAAGGAGCTGGAGCTCAAGGAGATGATGGCTCGGCACAAGCAGGAGCTGGTCGAGAAGGACATTACCATTGGCTCG CTGGAGGAGGCCAACCGAACCCTCACTAGCGATGTGGCCAACTTAGCCAATGAGAAAGAGGAGCTCAACAACAAACTCAAGGAGACACTTGAAG AGCTGCAGACGTCCAAGGATGATGAGCAGCTGATGAGCCAGATGAAGCTCACGTTTGAGAAGCAGCTCCAGTCAGAGAGAACACTGAAGACCCAG GCTGTGAACAAGCTGGCGGAGATCATGAACAGGAAGGAGGTACGTGCAGCAGGCAGTCGGCGCGGCAACGACACTGATGTGcgcaggaaggagaaggagaacagGAAGTTGCAGCTGGAGctgaggtcagagaaggagaaaCTCAACTCCACCATCATCAAGTACCAAAGAGAGATCAACGACATGCAGGCG CAAATAGCAGATGAGAGTCAGGTACGCATCGAGCTGCAGATGGCCCTGGACAGTAAGGACAGTGACATAGAGCAGCTACATAACCTCCTCAGCTCCGCCAACGTCTCCTCCCTAGAATCAGCCAGCCTCAGCAGTGGACCAGACTTTGACGCGGATGACGCCTACACAG AAATGAGACTAGCGGGATGGCTCTCGCTGCCTGTGAGGAACAACACCAAGAAGTTTGGATGGGAGAGAAAG TATGTGGTTGTGAGCAGCAAGAAGATTCTGTTCTATAACAGCGAACAGGACAAAGAGCTATCCAACCCCTACATGGTGCTGGATATTGA TAAACTCTTCCATGTGCGGCCTGTCACTCAAACAGACGTTTACCGTGCTGATGCCAAAGAGATCCCCAGGATATTCCAG ATTCTGTATGCCAATGAGGGAGAGTGTAAGAAGGAGCCAGAGTTCCCAGTGGAGCTGGCCAGTGGAGAGAAGTCCAGCTACATCTGCCACAAGGGCCACGAGTTCATCCCTACGCTCTACCACTTCCCCACCAACTGTGAGGCGTGCACCAAGCCCCTGTGGAACATGTTTAAGCCTCCGCCCGCCCTGGAGTGCAGGCGCTGCCACATCAAGTGCCACAAGGACCACATGGACAAGAAGGAGGAGATCATCGCGCCCTGCAGAG TGAACTATGACGTGTCCACGGCCAAGAACCTGCTGCTGCTGGCCGTGTCTCAGGAGGAACAACAGAAGTGGGTGGGACGTCTGGTCAAGAAAATCCCCAAGAAGCCCCCGGCCCCCGAGCACTTTGCCCGCTCCTCGCCCCGTTCCTCCATGAAGGTCCAGCCCAGCCAGTCCATGAGGCGGCCCAGCAGACAGCTGCCCCCCAGCAAGAGCAG TTAA